From the genome of Tenericutes bacterium MZ-XQ:
GTCATGCATATGAAATATCACCTGAAGTAGAAAATAGTTTTCTTTATGAAGTTGCTCAAGCTGAGTTATCAAGAGCACTATTTCCAAATGCACCACTGAAATATATGCCGCCAACTAAACATATGACGGGTAATATTTTTATGGGTATGGTCCAAAATGCTTTATTCAACATCACTGCTGTAACAACCAAGCAAAATATCCATTTACTTGGAATGCTTACTGAAGCTGTTCATACGCCTTTTATGAGTGATCGTGCGCTAGCTTTAGATAACGCAGCTTACATTGCTAAAGCATTTAAAAACTTTGGCGATGAAATTAGTTATAGGCCAGATGGCATCATAAATAACAGAGCAGAAAGTGTATTATCGGAAGCACACGATTTGCTAAAAGAAATTAAAGATGAAGGTTTATTTATGACTTTAGAAAAAGGGACTTTTGCAGGGATAAAGCGTTTAGAAAATCAAGGCAAAGGTTTAGATGGTGTTTTTCAAAAACATAGAGATTACCAAAATCCACTATTAGATATGTTGTTATTACATTTAAAGGGGGATAAGTAAATGAAGCATTTAATTAGACCTTATGGAGATACACTTAACGATGGGAAGATTCAAATGAGCTTTACACTGCCTATCAACCATAGTACTCTAGGAGACGAAGCTGCAAAAAAACTTGCTTTAGAAATGGGTATTTTAGATCCAAGTGTCGTTCATAGTGAAGCTTTAAGTGACGGATTCAGCTTTTATGTTTTATATGGGACTGTGAAACATCAGGTTGACTTAGATGAAGTTAAAGTTGTGGAAGTCGAAAATGAATCAATGACTAAAGAAGAAGTAGAAACTTTCATAAAGAATCATTTTAAAGAAGATATAGTTTTTATAGGAGCATCAACAGGGACTGACGCTCATACAGTTGGAATTGATGCGATCATGAATATGAAAGGCTATAATGGTAATTACGGTTTAGAGAGATATAAAGGTGTAAAAGCAATCAATTTAGGTGGACAAGTTGATAATGAAACACTATTAGAAGAAGCAATTAAGCATCAGGCTGATGTCATCTTAATCAGTCAAACAGTAACACAAAAAGACATTCATATTCAGAACTTAACAAGCTTTATAGAACTTCTAGAAGCTGAACATAAAAGAGATGATTTTATTGTGATTATTGGAGGACCAAGAATCAATCATGCTTTAGCTAAAGAGCTTGGATATGATGCAGGCTTTGGGCAAAAAAAATATGCATTTGATGTTGCTAGTTTTGCTGTAACGATGCTTAAAAATAAAGGGATTAAAACAAAATAAAAAAATGAGATCATATCAATTTGATATGATCTTTTTCATTGTTATTATTCGATAATCTTTGAGATTCCGCCTACCCAAACATCTGTGATTTTTGAACTTTTGTAATCAACATATACCTTAAGTTCAGAAGGTTGATGCATAGAATAACCTTGTTTAAGTGTATAAAAGTGTTTTTTCTTATAAAATTTGTGAAGATAACATGCAAGAGCACCATTTGAAGTTCCGGTTGCACTTTCTTCAATGATACCTACAACCGGTGCGAAATTTCTTCCAGATGCATCGACTTCGTCATCTAGAGCAAACACATGCATCCCTATAGCCCCATATGCATGAGAAGTTTTAATCATCTCTTGAATATTTGGATTAAGCTGATTCAATATTTGATTATTTTTAACAGGGACAAATATTTCTTTTATACCGGTTGAAACAACATAAGGTTTCAAAGATTCGTGAAACTCAATATGATTAAATGTCTTTGATATGATATCTTGACTAACCTCTTCAATATATTGAGGTGGCAACTGTTGCATGTATACTTGACCCAAAATAACATTTACTTTGAGTATACCTGCTTTGGTTTCTTGTGTATATATACTATCTCCTATGATATCAAGTTTTCGTAATACATGGAATGTAGAAATAGTCGCATGTCCGCACAAATCTACCTCATTTGTTGGTGTAAAAAATCTTACTTTAAAATCAGCAACCTTGCCTTTCATAACAAATGCAGTTTCACTATAGCCTAGATTTTTTGCGATTTCCAACATTTCTTGATCAGTTAAGTCATCCGCAAATAGATATACCCCGGCTTTATTTCCGCCTTGGTCATTCTTAATAAACGCTTTTACTTTAAAAAGTTGATTCATACGCTCACCTCAAGTAATTATAGTTTTAGTTTAACATGAAAAGTATAAAAAAGAAGTATGTAATTTTCATTGTTTACTTGTAAAATACATGCTATAATAAGTTGGATTTTGAATAACGGAGAATAATTATGACAACAAAAGATAAAAACAAACATTTTTACAATATATTAATAAAAATTGCAATTCCAATATTTTTCTCACAACTCTTAGGATCACTATTGGGCATCATAGATACTTTTATGGTAACGGAGCTTGGAGATAATGCGTTAAGTGCTGTTGGTATTGGTAGTCAATTTTTATTTTTACTCAATATCATCCAATTCGGACTATTTTCTGGTTTTGGTATTTTTATTGCACAGTATCATGGATCAAAAGAATATGATCATATATCAAAAGTATTTTTGATTATGTTAATGACAGGTTTAGGGTTTGCGATGATTTTTCTAGGTTTAGCATTAACAATACCAGAACAATTAATCAGATTATTTAACTTAAATGAAGCGCCTAATCAAAATGTTATTGATTTGGGAATTTCATATTTGACGATCATGGGTTTTAGTTTCATCACAATGACCGTTAGTTTTTCAATAAGCATGCTTGCAAGAAATGTCCAAAAGGTATTATGGCCATCTATTTTTCAAATCATGGGAGTTTTATTAAACACCTTCTTAAATTATGGATTTATTGGAGGTCGTATGGGATTTCCTGAGCTCGGTGTTAGAGGTGCTGGTCTAGCAACACTCATATCATCTAGTGTGATTGCATTATTATCTGTGGGATATTTATTTGTAAGTAAAGAACCTGCATTGAAAATACATTTCTCTGCTTTAAGAAGAGTGACTAAAGCATTTTTAGCTAAGATATTTAAAACCGCAGTTCCTGTCTTACTAAATGAAGGTTTTTGGGGTCTTGGTATGACCATGTATCTTGTTGCATATGGCTTTATTGGAGATAAAGCGGTTGGAAGCATTTATTTATCAAACCAAATCAACTCAATCTTCTGGGTTGCTACCATTGCAATTGCAAATGCATCCGCAGTTATGTTAGGAAATAGACTAGGTGATGGCGATCTCATAACAGCAAAAGAATGGGAAGTTAGATTTATGAAACTAGGCATAACATTAGGTATTGTACTAGGTAGTGTTTTATTTATTTTAGCACCTACCATTGTTCCTTTATTTGGTAATTTAAGTGACGCAGTAACAGACACTGTAGTGATGATTTTAAGAGTATATGCATTTTATGCACCAATTAAATTTTTAAATGCAATCATGATTGTTGGTATTTTAAGATCAGGTGGAGATACTAAATTTGCATTATTTATTGAAATCTTATCATTATGGGGACTTGGTGTACCTTTAGCATTTGTTTTATCAAGGTTCACACAATTACCATTATATATAATCATTATTTTTGTAAACTTTGAAGAGATCACTAAGTTCTTACTTGGATATCGAAGAACAAAATCAGGTAAATGGATTAACAATTTAACACATGATCAAATACTTGTTCAAGAAACATTATAAAAAAAAGCCTATGTTAGAGCTAGTTCACTATGAAAGAACTAGCTCTTTTTTTAGACTTTTTTATAGATGCTCATATATAAGATTTAAAAGCGTTTGTTTGAGTTCATGAGTTTCTTTCAAAATTTTTTTAGCTTCTTGCTGGTATAAGTTTTTTTGATTTTCACTAGACAAACCAGGAATGTTAATTAAAACATTCATGAGCGCACCTTCGATACCACTAGACAAAGATAGAGCTGAAACACCTAAATCAGAAATCGTTTGCTTATTACCATATGCTAAGATGAAAGATAATCTTTCTAAAGCCTTAAAAGATATTTGCGCAACTCGATATGGAACCTTAATTGCCTCTAGTGTTGCATCCTGGATGGCTTGATTACGATGAGGATCATCTTTTGGTTGTTGGTAAGCAGTCATAATTAGATTAAATGCTTCAGTATCTTTATCGATTAACTGAATGAGTTCTTCTTTAATGACTAGAAGGTGATTTAAGTGTTCATTGAACTCATTTTGTATGTCTTGATCAAGCTTTAAGAACTTTTTCTTTCCAACACTTAGGTGACCTACCATTCTCGCGAGTGATACACCTAAAGTGGATAATAAAGCTGAAACAGATCCTCCACCAGGAGCTGGTTTCTGAGAATCAATTTCATTAATAAAATCAATAGTTTTTAAATCGATGAGTTTCATATGGTCTTCCTTTCTGTATTAGACTTAATGACATGCTTTCCTTTGACGATAACATCACTGATATGATTGATGCCAAAGTGATATAACATGTAGGATAAGTTGGGTATATCAAGTAATATTAAATCTGCATTTTTTCCTTTTTGAATTGAACCTTTTGTTTGATCTATACCTAAATGATAAGCTGCATTTAATGTTACTGCGTTAACGATTTCTTCAGGTTTTAGTTTTAGATGATTTGCAGCAAGCTGCATAATCAGTTGAAAGTTTTCTGTCGGACAGCTACCGGGATTATAGTCGCTAGAGATAGAAATCGCACAGCCATGATCGATCATTTTTCGCGCATTGGCGTAATTTTTATTTAAGTAAAAAGATGTACCAGGCAAAATATTACCAATAGTCATTGAGGATGCTAGTTTTTCAATGTCTACATCTTTAATTGCCATTAAATGATCAACAGAAGTTGCCTTCAAGTCAACTCCCAATCCAGTGCCACCAAGGGGATCGATTTCATCTGCATGAACTTTTATTTTAAATCCTAATGATTTTGCATGTTCTAATATATCTTTGGTTTCAGAGACACTAAAGACACCCGTTTCACAAAATACATCTACAAACTCAGCTAGGTTTTCTGTTTTAATCATTTCTAAATCGGCTTTGATCTGCTTGATGTACGCTTCTTTATTATTTTTAAATTCATTTGGGATTGCGTGTGCACCCATGTAAGTTGATATGATATCTATTGGGTGATGTTCATTTAGTGCATGAGCTACTTTCAATTGTTTGATTTCATGCTCTAAAGACAATCCATATCCGCTTTTTGCTTCTAAAGTAGTAACCCCATATTCTAAAAATCTATTTAATGATTGATAGGCTTGATGATAGAGATCATCAAATGAAGCTTTTCTTGTTTTATCGACAGTACCTAAAATACCACCACCTTGTTTTAATATATCAAGATAAGGGACATCTTGTCTAAGTTTTTCAAATTCATGCTCTCTAGATCCTGCATGAACTAAATGCGTATGTGAATCAATAAAGCCAGGTAAACATATCTTTTGTTGAGCATTTAGAATTGTAGTATCATCATCTTTTAAATGTTCGAAATCATGTGTTCCATAGTCAAGAATTTTGCCACTTTTTATTGCGATAAACGGCTGATCAACAACTTCTAAAACTGACATGTCACTTCCTTTAATAGGTGGTGTTTTTGTTGGGTTATAGAGTTTATTAATGTTAATAATAATTAAATCAGCTTTCATGATAAACCCTCGATGTGAAACTCGACAATCTTTGATGAATTGAAATCTCTAAAGCCTAAATATTGAATGGCATACTGAGTCATTTCATCTAGACTCATCTTTGAATCATATGCAATATTTTCCATATCTAGGTAATAACATAATGAACGATATATCGCGTCTTTAGGCACTAATCCAACAATCTCAGAGGAAACGACTTTTACTCCATATCTTAATGCTTCCATATGAATCATTTCATACATTCTATAGATTGGATTCTTTTTATAATCTAATATATTCATGGTTACTTGGGTATGATGTCTTTCTTCCAAATATGCAGGACCTGCTTGTATATATTGAAATCCACCACTCGATTTTCTGATGGTTTTTGCAAGTGTCTTTGCGATTTCAAGATCATTTGTATCAAGATCAATATTATAAGCGATCAATGGAAGTCTTGCGCCTATAGCGGTGACACCAAATGTATCATGTATCTTTGGATTTCCATAATCAGGAATCCATTTAGGATCTTTGATTTTTTCTTTCATGCCTTCAAATTCACCTTTTCTGATGTTAGGCAAACTCTCTCTATCAGGATGTGATGCTGCTTGTGCATATAAGAATATTGGTATGTCTAATGTTTCATTGACTTTTTTAGCAAGTATCTTTGCATAATCGACGCACTCATCAATTTTTATTCCAGAAATAGGGATAAATGGCACAACATCAACAGCACCCATTCTTGGGTGCTCCCCTTGGTGCTTGTTCATATCAATATGTTTTTTTGCTTGCTTAAAAAAATCAACAAGTGGATCAATCATATCATCAGGATTTCCAATAAGTGTAATGACTGTTCGATGATAGTCTTGATCAGGTTCATAACTTACAAGCTTAAATCCTTTTTTATCTTTTAGCGGTTCAATGATTTGATTTATTTTTTCTAAATCTCTACCTTCAGAGATATTGGGTACACATTGGACAATTTTTTTCATGATCAGATCCCTTTCTCTTTTAGTGTTTTGTTTAACAATGCTTCATCAGCTACATAAGGTATAGTAACTGTGGAATGATTACTTGTTTCATTAAATGTTTTTGTTGTTTCTAAAGCATGTTCATTAGTAGCCCAAGCCCGTCTTGATACACCAGCCATAACATCATAAAGCATTGCCCTTTTTAAAATTTCATCAACACGGTAAGAACCATCAAGCACCATACCATATCCACCATTAATGGATTTGCCGATACCGACGCCCCCGCCGTTATGAAGAGCAACTAAACTCATACCTCTAAGGGCATTACCTAAAGCAACATGTGTTGCCATATCCGCCATGATGTTTGATCCATCTTTTATGTTTGCTGTCTCTCTAAAAGGACTATCAGTACCACCGGTATCATGGTGATCTCTACCAAGCATGATTGGGCCTGTTTTTTTATCTCGAACGAGTTCATTAAATTTTAATGCTATATTTAATCTTCCATAGGCATCTTGATAAAGAATTCTGGCTTTTGTCCCTACAACAAGATTGTTTTGCTTTGCGTTTTTAATCCATAAGTAATTATCATTATCTTGAAATCTTCGTCTTGGATCAATGCATGACATTGCGACTTGATCAGTTAGGTCTAAATCTTTTTCTTTTCCAGATAAACATACCCATCTAAATGGACCATAACCATAATCGAAAAGTAGTGGTCCCATGAGATCTTCTACATACGATGGATATATAAAACCATCTAAATCATTTTCTTTGTTTTTACATATGTTTTTAATTCCAGAATCATAGAGTGCTTTCAAAAAACTATTACCATAATCAAAGAAATATGTACCTTGCTGAACTAAATTTTCTATTGCGTGATAGTGTCTATGGAGTGTTTGATCAACTTTTTGTTTAAATAAGTGTTTATCTGTCTTGAGCAAATCAGTTCTTTGTTCAAATGACATATCAACAGGACAATAACCGCCATCATAGACAGCGTGGCAGCTCGTTTGATCGCTCAATAAATCGATGTGAATATGATGTTTATAAGCATATTCCAATAGATCGACTATATTTCCGTGATAGGCAATCGCAATAGATAACCCTTTTTCTTGATGATCCTTAGCGATTTCAAATGCTTCTTTAGGGCTTCGAACAATGTTTGATACCCAAGATTGGTCATGACGCGTTTTAATTCTAGATAGATCAACTTCTGCAATAATGCCGACACCACCAGCGATTTTGATGGCCTTGCCTTGTGCACCACTCATTCCACCTAATCCAGATGACACGAATAACTTACCTTTAAGGTTCTCTTGTGAAGATAATCCAAGTTTAAGTCTACCTGCATTTAGTAAAGTAGAATAGGTGCCATGGACAATACCTTGGGGGCCAATATACATGAATCCACCCGCAGTCATCTGACCATAATTAGCAACACCTAAGGCTTGTGCTCGATTAAAATCGTCCATGTTATCATAAATACCAACCATAAGACCATTGGTTAAAACGATTCTAGGAGCTTCTTTATTAGACTTATATAACCCTAAAGGGTGACCAGAGAGAATTGAAAGTGTTTGATCATCTTCCAAAATTTCTAAGTATTTTTTGATAAGGTGATATTGCATCCAGTTTTGACAAACTTGACCAGTTTCTCCATATGTAACAAGTTCATAAGGATAAAGGGCAACATCAAAATCAAGATTGTTATCAATCATGACTTGAAATGCTTTACCTTCAAGTGTTTTTCCTGGGTAATGATCAACTGGAAGTCCTTTGATATTTCCTTTAGGACGGAAGCGGTACCCATAAATTCTTCCATGTGTTAATAATTCTTCTA
Proteins encoded in this window:
- a CDS encoding imidazolonepropionase → MKADLIIININKLYNPTKTPPIKGSDMSVLEVVDQPFIAIKSGKILDYGTHDFEHLKDDDTTILNAQQKICLPGFIDSHTHLVHAGSREHEFEKLRQDVPYLDILKQGGGILGTVDKTRKASFDDLYHQAYQSLNRFLEYGVTTLEAKSGYGLSLEHEIKQLKVAHALNEHHPIDIISTYMGAHAIPNEFKNNKEAYIKQIKADLEMIKTENLAEFVDVFCETGVFSVSETKDILEHAKSLGFKIKVHADEIDPLGGTGLGVDLKATSVDHLMAIKDVDIEKLASSMTIGNILPGTSFYLNKNYANARKMIDHGCAISISSDYNPGSCPTENFQLIMQLAANHLKLKPEEIVNAVTLNAAYHLGIDQTKGSIQKGKNADLILLDIPNLSYMLYHFGINHISDVIVKGKHVIKSNTERKTI
- a CDS encoding glutamate formimidoyltransferase codes for the protein MKKIVQCVPNISEGRDLEKINQIIEPLKDKKGFKLVSYEPDQDYHRTVITLIGNPDDMIDPLVDFFKQAKKHIDMNKHQGEHPRMGAVDVVPFIPISGIKIDECVDYAKILAKKVNETLDIPIFLYAQAASHPDRESLPNIRKGEFEGMKEKIKDPKWIPDYGNPKIHDTFGVTAIGARLPLIAYNIDLDTNDLEIAKTLAKTIRKSSGGFQYIQAGPAYLEERHHTQVTMNILDYKKNPIYRMYEMIHMEALRYGVKVVSSEIVGLVPKDAIYRSLCYYLDMENIAYDSKMSLDEMTQYAIQYLGFRDFNSSKIVEFHIEGLS
- a CDS encoding urocanate hydratase — translated: MMSLREITLEHIFDTLPEYPTFEEGIRRAPKREMSLSNKEIKLALKNALRYIPKKWHDTIAPEFLEELLTHGRIYGYRFRPKGNIKGLPVDHYPGKTLEGKAFQVMIDNNLDFDVALYPYELVTYGETGQVCQNWMQYHLIKKYLEILEDDQTLSILSGHPLGLYKSNKEAPRIVLTNGLMVGIYDNMDDFNRAQALGVANYGQMTAGGFMYIGPQGIVHGTYSTLLNAGRLKLGLSSQENLKGKLFVSSGLGGMSGAQGKAIKIAGGVGIIAEVDLSRIKTRHDQSWVSNIVRSPKEAFEIAKDHQEKGLSIAIAYHGNIVDLLEYAYKHHIHIDLLSDQTSCHAVYDGGYCPVDMSFEQRTDLLKTDKHLFKQKVDQTLHRHYHAIENLVQQGTYFFDYGNSFLKALYDSGIKNICKNKENDLDGFIYPSYVEDLMGPLLFDYGYGPFRWVCLSGKEKDLDLTDQVAMSCIDPRRRFQDNDNYLWIKNAKQNNLVVGTKARILYQDAYGRLNIALKFNELVRDKKTGPIMLGRDHHDTGGTDSPFRETANIKDGSNIMADMATHVALGNALRGMSLVALHNGGGVGIGKSINGGYGMVLDGSYRVDEILKRAMLYDVMAGVSRRAWATNEHALETTKTFNETSNHSTVTIPYVADEALLNKTLKEKGI
- a CDS encoding formimidoyltetrahydrofolate cyclodeaminase, with amino-acid sequence MKLIDLKTIDFINEIDSQKPAPGGGSVSALLSTLGVSLARMVGHLSVGKKKFLKLDQDIQNEFNEHLNHLLVIKEELIQLIDKDTEAFNLIMTAYQQPKDDPHRNQAIQDATLEAIKVPYRVAQISFKALERLSFILAYGNKQTISDLGVSALSLSSGIEGALMNVLINIPGLSSENQKNLYQQEAKKILKETHELKQTLLNLIYEHL